In Chitinophaga nivalis, a single genomic region encodes these proteins:
- a CDS encoding D-TA family PLP-dependent enzyme, protein MHWYTITNVSEIDSPSLVLYRDRVKDNILALKSMLNDTDRLRPHVKTNKMSEVCQMLLEAGIHKFKCATIAEAEMLAAVKAPDVLLAHQPVGPKVNRFFSLMTVSPDTVFSCIVDNAGTADILSAAASEANRQLEVLIDVNVGMNRTGIKPEKALELYRYLQTLPGLICRGLHVYDGHIRDVDLAARSKRVNECFEKVTPVIAGITAISGEPPRIVAGGSPSFPVHAGRMGVECSPGTFVFWDGLYKRILPDEPFDHAVLIVTRVISVLDDQLLCLDLGHKSVAAENPFPRVHFLNAPEAEAVSQSEEHLVMKVPDTRVYQVGDVWYGVPLHICPTVALHQHVHVIEAGMAGVKWKVTARDRMINV, encoded by the coding sequence ATGCATTGGTATACCATTACAAATGTTTCAGAGATAGATTCACCATCATTGGTGCTGTACAGGGATAGAGTGAAAGATAATATCCTTGCATTGAAAAGTATGCTCAATGATACGGACCGGCTACGGCCGCATGTGAAAACGAATAAAATGAGCGAAGTATGCCAGATGTTGCTGGAAGCAGGTATCCACAAATTTAAGTGTGCGACCATCGCGGAAGCGGAAATGCTGGCTGCTGTCAAAGCGCCGGATGTATTACTGGCGCATCAGCCTGTAGGCCCGAAAGTGAACCGCTTTTTCAGCTTGATGACGGTCAGTCCTGATACCGTTTTCTCTTGTATTGTTGATAATGCAGGAACCGCTGATATCCTGTCGGCTGCAGCCAGTGAAGCTAACCGGCAGCTGGAGGTGCTGATCGATGTGAATGTGGGGATGAACAGAACGGGTATCAAACCTGAAAAGGCGCTGGAGCTGTATCGTTACCTGCAAACATTACCGGGGCTGATATGCAGAGGACTACATGTATATGATGGGCATATCAGGGATGTGGATCTGGCGGCGCGCAGCAAAAGAGTGAATGAATGTTTTGAAAAAGTGACACCGGTGATAGCTGGCATTACAGCCATATCCGGTGAGCCGCCCCGCATTGTTGCCGGCGGATCACCTTCTTTTCCCGTACATGCCGGCAGAATGGGCGTAGAGTGCAGTCCGGGCACCTTTGTTTTTTGGGATGGACTGTATAAACGTATACTGCCGGATGAACCGTTCGATCATGCGGTATTGATTGTTACCCGGGTCATATCAGTACTGGATGACCAGTTGTTATGCCTGGACCTGGGACATAAGTCTGTAGCGGCAGAGAATCCGTTTCCGCGGGTACATTTTCTGAATGCACCGGAGGCGGAAGCCGTGTCGCAAAGTGAAGAACACCTGGTGATGAAAGTACCGGATACCCGTGTTTATCAGGTAGGAGATGTATGGTATGGGGTGCCGCTGCATATCTGCCCGACGGTAGCATTGCATCAGCATGTGCATGTGATAGAAGCCGGTATGGCGGGCGTTAAATGGAAAGTGACGGCAAGAGACCGGATGATTAATGTATGA
- a CDS encoding MBL fold metallo-hydrolase, which translates to MTVKTFHTSRFFIKNQCYLIHENNTGILIDPAWNYKLINRYLQDNQITLAGILLTHSHIDHSHLAEKFARQYRVPVFLSGIETDHFQFDCINLQRVLHMQEISLAGFNITPILTPGHTPGSVCYLIDQHLFSGDSIFIEGVGICAGKDIYKLYNTIQFMKQYLHKDTLFWPGHSFTEQPGKDMDFLLRHNIYFQLKSKEHFLNFRMKTNGSPLKIWWYDITYGIITFLTTGKFPHAGLFKS; encoded by the coding sequence ATGACTGTTAAAACATTTCATACCTCCAGGTTCTTTATTAAAAACCAATGTTACCTGATCCATGAAAACAATACAGGCATACTGATTGACCCCGCATGGAATTACAAACTGATCAATCGATACCTGCAGGACAACCAAATTACATTGGCAGGCATCCTGCTCACTCACTCCCACATAGACCACAGTCATCTTGCAGAAAAATTTGCCAGACAATATCGGGTACCTGTATTCCTATCAGGAATAGAAACAGATCATTTTCAATTTGACTGCATCAACCTGCAAAGGGTTTTACACATGCAGGAAATATCACTCGCTGGCTTCAACATTACGCCAATACTCACGCCGGGCCATACACCTGGCAGTGTTTGCTACTTAATAGACCAGCACCTTTTTTCTGGTGACAGCATCTTCATAGAAGGTGTAGGCATATGTGCGGGCAAAGATATCTACAAACTATACAACACCATACAATTCATGAAACAATACCTGCATAAGGATACATTGTTCTGGCCGGGGCATTCTTTTACAGAGCAGCCAGGAAAAGACATGGACTTTCTGCTGCGCCATAACATCTACTTTCAGCTGAAGAGCAAAGAACATTTCCTCAACTTCAGAATGAAGACGAACGGAAGCCCGTTGAAGATATGGTGGTATGATATTACCTATGGTATTATTACTTTCCTTACCACCGGAAAATTTCCTCACGCCGGTTTATTCAAAAGTTAA
- a CDS encoding cyclic peptide export ABC transporter, producing MKAPHFVPFRFVAGWQLVRIILKGVLSGLAGFLFLVMVNRMIALLLAGQYKQFDVTQVLIFAPLILVFILARKSFATDVVRFSQGVFWKIRNEILYILIRSDYAQLQSRKEQVQAALVYDVNVLTQASLNIIQFAISLVMLLACMGYMAIRSLPLSGITLGVAALGVAGYLLSTKQHNGHLRRARDLENDFIKYFGAIMGGFKEIQMDPAKGDDIYNSRILPVAEAAYDSNTRAYTGLLHNQMSGQVLFYLLISFILIYYSVASGISVSVTVGFLFILLYLLSSIETIMVLLPSLLQARMSARRIAELKQQLVMSDNKVFPEQQPATTDTFSNIRITALTYCYHNKQLETTFRSGPINFQVTKGDVIFIYGGNGSGKTTFILLLLHLLKADTGTITFNGQLLKTENASQYKSLFAIVFNDFYLFDEFYGHRNMDREKAMHLITLFEIQEKVTITANGFSSIDLSTGQRKRLALIAVLLEDRPVVILDEWAADQDPGFRKKFYREIIPYLKGEGITVIAITHDDAYYHCADKLFKMEYGQLTDETMIFQEKRMVV from the coding sequence ATGAAAGCACCCCATTTTGTCCCGTTTCGTTTTGTTGCCGGCTGGCAACTGGTCCGCATCATATTAAAAGGCGTATTGTCCGGCCTGGCAGGTTTTCTTTTTCTGGTGATGGTAAACCGTATGATTGCGTTATTGCTGGCAGGCCAATACAAACAGTTCGACGTTACACAGGTCCTGATATTTGCACCGCTTATCCTGGTTTTTATCCTGGCCAGAAAAAGCTTTGCAACGGATGTAGTCCGGTTTTCTCAAGGTGTTTTCTGGAAAATAAGGAATGAAATCCTGTATATCCTCATCCGGTCGGATTACGCACAGCTACAATCCCGGAAAGAGCAGGTCCAGGCCGCATTGGTGTATGATGTGAATGTACTGACACAGGCATCCCTGAATATAATCCAGTTCGCGATTTCGCTGGTGATGCTGCTGGCTTGTATGGGATATATGGCGATCAGGTCACTGCCACTTTCGGGGATTACATTGGGGGTGGCCGCATTGGGTGTTGCAGGATACCTGCTGAGTACAAAACAGCATAACGGGCACCTCCGCCGGGCACGCGATCTCGAAAACGACTTTATTAAATACTTTGGCGCCATTATGGGCGGATTCAAGGAAATACAGATGGATCCCGCCAAAGGAGACGATATTTATAACAGCAGGATACTGCCGGTGGCGGAAGCCGCATACGATAGCAATACCCGGGCATATACCGGGTTGCTGCATAATCAGATGAGCGGACAGGTACTTTTTTATCTGCTCATTTCCTTTATCCTGATCTACTATAGTGTGGCATCGGGTATAAGTGTATCCGTTACCGTTGGTTTCCTGTTTATATTACTCTATCTGCTCTCTTCCATTGAAACAATTATGGTATTGTTACCCAGCCTGCTGCAGGCGAGGATGTCTGCCAGAAGAATCGCGGAGCTGAAACAACAACTGGTGATGTCAGACAATAAAGTATTCCCGGAACAGCAGCCGGCCACCACAGATACCTTCAGTAATATCAGGATCACAGCGTTGACCTACTGTTACCATAATAAGCAACTGGAAACTACCTTCCGTTCCGGTCCTATCAACTTTCAGGTCACAAAGGGAGATGTTATCTTCATCTATGGCGGTAATGGCAGCGGTAAAACAACCTTTATCCTTTTGCTGCTCCATCTGCTGAAAGCGGATACAGGAACGATTACCTTTAACGGCCAGTTATTGAAAACAGAAAATGCCAGCCAGTATAAATCCCTGTTTGCTATTGTATTCAATGATTTCTATCTGTTCGACGAATTTTACGGACACAGAAATATGGACCGGGAGAAAGCGATGCACCTGATAACATTATTTGAAATACAGGAGAAGGTGACGATAACAGCAAACGGATTTTCGTCCATCGATCTTTCTACCGGGCAACGAAAGCGGCTGGCGTTGATTGCGGTACTCCTGGAAGACCGGCCGGTAGTTATATTGGATGAGTGGGCCGCTGACCAGGACCCTGGTTTCAGGAAGAAATTCTATAGAGAGATCATACCTTATCTTAAAGGGGAAGGCATTACGGTAATCGCTATCACACATGATGATGCCTATTATCATTGTGCAGATAAACTATTTAAAATGGAATACGGGCAGCTAACGGATGAAACCATGATCTTCCAGGAAAAGCGTATGGTAGTCTGA
- a CDS encoding DMT family transporter yields the protein MGRIDGGVERCNVQKKCSICLFEKHIAEQILIGGLGLLPLALLTQTQEIHIDTSFIFSLCWLVFMISIVTMALWFYLLKKDIVKASQWLYLTPVAGYVMGYLVLGEPITRYSLAGTLLVLAGLRISHIRWREKKV from the coding sequence ATGGGTAGGATTGATGGAGGGGTGGAAAGGTGTAATGTGCAGAAGAAATGCAGTATATGTTTATTTGAAAAACATATTGCTGAGCAAATATTGATTGGCGGCCTGGGGTTATTACCATTGGCGCTGCTTACACAAACACAGGAAATACATATAGATACCAGCTTTATATTTTCTTTATGCTGGCTGGTTTTTATGATATCCATTGTAACGATGGCATTGTGGTTTTACCTGCTAAAAAAGGATATTGTAAAAGCCAGTCAGTGGCTATATCTGACACCTGTAGCCGGTTATGTAATGGGATACCTGGTACTGGGCGAACCCATTACCAGGTATTCACTGGCAGGCACCTTGCTGGTATTGGCCGGGCTCCGTATCAGCCACATAAGGTGGCGGGAAAAAAAAGTATAA
- a CDS encoding non-ribosomal peptide synthetase, with translation MENEILTLIRNLKESNVDLTLVGNDLEINYDGTLSEILYDRIKARKSEIVGFLKAIQEEAGTRETTGIMEQLTPFQKGIVSYVKNNPDSNRYILQFTFRFDETLPFTFFHQICSILVSRHEILRTIYDFDDSQGMFTAQVLPADCLVCNKIEAGTAAEITRQLEQLSTRKFDISTRPLIRFHLLETPTGSIAVINIHHLIMDGNTVSLLLEELWQIGEDLKAGRPVPVSLADNRQFSTYVKWMNNLDRKKSVAYWKQQLSNCSPALPESCSVGEVPAAQQVYRELKQEYTLDAASLRLLKAEGLSLSAAFNFFTGQALAACFGYQEFIWGNMVTLRPSELHGIENVMGPCIATIPVRMNFGTDKPVTDMIRELQAQVLVSRENANLSLSEIFNAGGSHNLFSVLFSYQHFSKTNQPATGQEINISDAGRSVTSHFPLTVMVYERDTAVNLIVSYRADLFTGWVLQSVMHTVAGNFNQLTSLAEQSVSALDIFTAPAAISPAVLRGEVVPAGAYPVSLTDWFMQAVERYPQQIAVRDHDGKEVTYAALDQMSNYIAARLISHQISGAVGIHLHRSVKAIAGVIGTLKAGCHVTSLEKDFPEEKLLWLHAAIGIKAVIADEQAVLLQALPADILQIPLGVEVPLYDTAITFPVITADMVCAVNYTSGSTGEPKMVLTSHGSHLNRLQWLYTQFPAEGHDVYCQKTLLSFAPAIREIFEPLVQGATLYLFPEAATKDLELFEQTLANSAITRIFLTPTFLQLLADNHKISCLSGLSILEISGEPVKVTLLEKIRGQLPAVRLLNRYGATEAASVVYYEYTNADNSPSSFVQLGTPIANTRVYVMDESLKPRPVGVVGEIVLAGDSLASGYRDEVPEAGVFIRGVAEKEPVLLKTGDLGYIDNTGKLCYQGRKNRMIKIRGFRIEPGEIEFNLMQHTSVEQSAVIPLNTNGGQRIIAFCVPAEKEVQLNNIAIRAFLQERMPSYMLPHEIRKIDSIPVTASGKVDYRRLESMVATDVSRNTANAPVTPTERAIYDIVKLLLPEIQLDAQTDFFELGLDSILVMRATYEIRKQFDVKIAGSDIYSCNNIQKLAGLIDKVRRSGDQGIGYYTLNFKAANEHVIFLIPPIVTNSLIYHGLGPFVPEGLSVVVFDPFDVEKYKAQSDTLEEMAAVYVNSILNIGKEKVIHLAGWSFGASVTYEAAVQVQKSGVEVRSLILIDPGFNTSDYDDDISREKLVNILNQLLIQGGIDPKAESGVAETFTELMYKANFLIKQYRPGDFEGEINLVKPASVSSFERNFDKPFNGIEKFSGSKVQVSTITGNHMTMMFKPFEEIAGIFFGNIRYDKR, from the coding sequence ATGGAAAATGAAATCTTAACCCTGATCAGAAATCTGAAAGAGAGCAACGTAGACCTGACGCTCGTTGGTAATGACCTGGAAATAAATTATGACGGGACATTATCCGAAATACTTTATGACCGTATAAAAGCACGCAAATCAGAAATCGTAGGATTTTTGAAAGCAATCCAGGAAGAAGCCGGGACGCGGGAAACGACAGGTATAATGGAACAACTCACCCCTTTCCAGAAAGGAATCGTGAGTTATGTCAAAAACAACCCGGATAGTAACCGGTATATCCTGCAATTCACCTTCAGATTCGATGAAACCTTACCCTTTACTTTCTTTCACCAGATATGTAGTATACTGGTATCACGGCATGAAATACTGAGAACCATTTATGATTTTGATGATAGTCAAGGTATGTTTACCGCACAGGTGCTGCCGGCAGACTGCCTGGTATGCAACAAGATCGAAGCCGGAACGGCAGCAGAGATAACCCGGCAGCTGGAACAGTTAAGTACCCGGAAGTTTGATATCAGCACCCGGCCGCTGATAAGATTTCATCTCCTGGAAACACCTACCGGATCTATCGCCGTCATCAACATACATCACCTGATTATGGATGGCAATACCGTATCGCTGTTGCTGGAAGAATTATGGCAGATAGGAGAAGACCTGAAAGCGGGCCGCCCCGTGCCTGTTTCCCTCGCAGACAACCGGCAGTTTTCCACTTATGTGAAGTGGATGAATAATCTTGACAGAAAGAAATCAGTCGCCTACTGGAAACAGCAGCTTAGTAATTGCAGTCCTGCTTTACCGGAATCCTGCAGTGTGGGAGAGGTACCGGCTGCACAACAGGTATATAGGGAACTAAAACAGGAATATACTTTAGATGCAGCTAGTCTCCGGCTGTTGAAAGCGGAAGGGTTATCCTTGTCTGCGGCATTCAATTTTTTCACGGGACAGGCACTCGCCGCCTGCTTTGGCTATCAGGAATTTATATGGGGTAATATGGTAACATTACGCCCTTCGGAATTGCACGGGATAGAAAATGTAATGGGGCCTTGTATCGCTACCATTCCGGTGAGAATGAACTTCGGTACAGACAAACCGGTAACGGACATGATCCGGGAGTTGCAGGCACAGGTGCTGGTGTCCAGAGAAAATGCCAACCTTTCGCTGAGTGAAATATTTAATGCCGGCGGCAGTCATAATCTGTTCAGTGTATTGTTCAGCTATCAGCATTTCAGTAAAACAAACCAACCGGCTACCGGGCAGGAAATCAATATCAGCGATGCCGGCAGAAGTGTAACGTCTCACTTTCCGCTAACGGTGATGGTGTACGAAAGAGATACGGCCGTGAACCTGATCGTGAGCTATCGGGCAGACCTGTTTACCGGATGGGTACTACAGTCGGTCATGCATACTGTGGCAGGTAATTTCAATCAACTTACTTCATTGGCGGAGCAATCTGTCTCCGCTTTGGATATTTTCACTGCGCCGGCAGCCATCAGCCCTGCAGTACTAAGGGGAGAGGTAGTGCCGGCGGGGGCATATCCCGTATCGCTGACAGACTGGTTTATGCAGGCCGTGGAACGGTATCCGCAACAGATTGCCGTTCGTGATCACGATGGTAAGGAGGTTACCTATGCCGCATTGGATCAGATGAGTAATTACATTGCAGCGCGATTGATCAGTCATCAGATCAGCGGAGCGGTGGGCATTCACCTGCACCGTTCCGTGAAGGCCATTGCAGGCGTCATCGGCACACTGAAAGCAGGTTGTCATGTCACGAGCCTGGAGAAGGATTTTCCGGAAGAAAAATTATTGTGGCTGCATGCCGCCATTGGTATAAAAGCAGTGATTGCTGACGAACAAGCAGTTTTGCTGCAGGCATTACCGGCCGATATCCTGCAGATACCACTGGGCGTGGAGGTCCCCTTGTATGATACGGCGATCACCTTCCCAGTGATCACAGCAGATATGGTCTGCGCAGTGAATTATACTTCCGGCTCCACCGGAGAACCCAAAATGGTATTGACTTCGCACGGAAGTCATCTGAACCGGTTGCAGTGGCTATATACACAATTCCCTGCGGAGGGCCACGACGTTTATTGCCAGAAGACATTGCTATCGTTTGCACCGGCTATACGTGAAATATTTGAACCGCTTGTGCAGGGGGCAACCTTATACTTATTTCCGGAAGCAGCTACCAAAGACCTGGAACTCTTTGAGCAAACCCTTGCCAACAGCGCTATTACAAGAATATTTCTGACACCCACCTTCCTGCAGCTGCTGGCAGATAACCATAAAATTTCCTGTTTGTCAGGACTGTCCATCCTGGAAATCAGCGGAGAACCGGTAAAGGTGACACTGTTGGAAAAAATTCGCGGGCAGCTGCCTGCTGTAAGGTTGCTGAACCGCTATGGCGCCACGGAAGCAGCATCAGTGGTGTATTATGAATATACGAATGCAGACAACAGCCCGTCCTCCTTTGTACAATTGGGAACACCTATTGCCAATACCCGGGTGTATGTCATGGATGAATCCCTGAAACCCAGACCGGTAGGAGTAGTCGGTGAAATTGTACTGGCCGGTGATAGCCTTGCCAGCGGTTATAGGGATGAGGTGCCGGAAGCAGGTGTATTTATTCGCGGAGTAGCTGAAAAAGAACCGGTGTTGCTGAAAACAGGTGACCTGGGGTATATAGATAACACTGGTAAACTTTGCTACCAGGGCCGGAAGAACCGGATGATAAAGATACGTGGGTTCAGGATCGAGCCGGGTGAAATAGAATTTAACCTGATGCAGCATACGTCTGTTGAACAATCAGCTGTGATACCGTTGAATACCAATGGGGGGCAGCGCATCATCGCGTTCTGTGTGCCGGCAGAAAAAGAAGTACAGCTGAATAACATCGCTATCAGGGCTTTCCTGCAGGAGCGGATGCCATCTTATATGTTGCCGCATGAAATCAGGAAGATAGACAGCATTCCGGTAACGGCGAGTGGAAAAGTGGATTACAGACGTCTGGAAAGTATGGTGGCTACTGATGTTTCGCGCAACACGGCCAATGCCCCGGTAACTCCTACCGAGCGCGCGATATATGATATTGTGAAGCTGCTCCTGCCGGAGATACAGCTGGATGCGCAGACAGACTTCTTCGAACTGGGGCTGGACTCCATTCTGGTGATGCGGGCAACCTATGAAATAAGAAAGCAGTTCGATGTAAAAATAGCCGGATCGGATATCTATAGCTGTAACAATATACAAAAGCTGGCCGGACTGATTGATAAAGTACGCAGGTCCGGCGATCAGGGTATTGGCTATTATACCCTCAATTTCAAAGCAGCAAACGAACATGTTATTTTCCTGATACCGCCCATTGTTACCAATTCACTCATCTATCATGGCCTGGGACCATTTGTGCCGGAAGGATTGTCTGTTGTGGTGTTTGATCCGTTTGACGTGGAAAAATACAAAGCCCAGAGTGATACCCTGGAAGAAATGGCGGCGGTATATGTAAACAGTATACTGAACATAGGTAAAGAGAAAGTGATACATCTGGCCGGCTGGTCATTCGGCGCCAGTGTTACCTACGAAGCTGCCGTACAGGTGCAGAAAAGCGGGGTGGAAGTGAGGTCGCTGATACTGATAGATCCTGGTTTTAATACCTCCGATTATGACGATGATATCAGCAGGGAGAAACTGGTAAACATTCTTAACCAGCTGTTGATACAGGGAGGAATCGACCCCAAGGCAGAAAGTGGTGTGGCAGAAACGTTCACGGAGCTGATGTATAAAGCTAATTTCCTGATAAAACAGTACCGGCCGGGTGATTTTGAAGGAGAGATCAATCTGGTGAAACCAGCGAGTGTATCCTCTTTTGAACGCAACTTCGACAAACCCTTCAATGGTATTGAAAAATTCAGCGGTAGTAAGGTGCAGGTAAGTACTATTACCGGCAACCATATGACGATGATGTTCAAACCATTTGAAGAAATAGCCGGGATTTTCTTCGGAAATATCAGGTATGATAAGCGTTAG
- a CDS encoding RidA family protein, whose amino-acid sequence MQSCQENESLFIQVTFICSPFKITAIKSKIHTTAAPTPGGKYSQAIKSGNLVFLSGQLPMNATTGVIEMDDPHEMYRICFRNLAAICAAAGGHLNQIVKLQVYYTDICYASFLDEVIPEFFQEPYPARIRLVVKEISKKAKVEIDGIMDLEIESGI is encoded by the coding sequence TTGCAATCTTGCCAGGAAAATGAAAGCCTGTTTATACAAGTCACATTCATTTGTTCACCCTTTAAAATAACGGCCATTAAATCCAAGATCCATACAACCGCAGCCCCAACGCCGGGGGGTAAATACTCTCAGGCAATCAAGTCCGGTAACCTCGTGTTTCTCAGCGGACAACTTCCCATGAATGCAACAACCGGCGTCATTGAAATGGATGATCCGCATGAAATGTACAGGATATGTTTCCGTAACCTCGCCGCTATCTGTGCAGCAGCAGGTGGGCATCTTAACCAGATCGTCAAATTACAGGTGTATTACACGGATATCTGCTACGCCTCTTTTCTGGATGAAGTAATTCCTGAATTTTTTCAGGAACCTTATCCCGCAAGGATACGATTGGTAGTAAAAGAAATATCGAAAAAAGCAAAAGTAGAAATAGATGGGATCATGGACCTGGAGATAGAAAGCGGTATTTGA
- a CDS encoding NAD(P)-dependent oxidoreductase, whose amino-acid sequence MDTIPQILLLDTIADKGTAAIREFAHIVDGRSWSQEEIRQRIAPFDGLVIKSNNWIGADLLRAAVNLKVIGRAGAGLDNIDVAEAAARNIEIICSPEGNVCSVAEYVICMAVLLGHQLQEAHEGSRRNDFRRHSWQGRNLQQMTVGIIGLGNIGRGVLEKIAPLCRHVYGYDPYVRQLNGPWDERFTMMEHLHEILQLSDIVTLHLPLTAETTDMFDDTAFSYMRPGSILINSSRGRIINDQALLKALKTGVVASCALDSLYPDPVYNKAPEDATYSHFFVHHPRVYYTPHIAAGTKDALEEVACNLARKMKACLYKSHSFVHPLK is encoded by the coding sequence ATGGATACTATTCCCCAAATATTATTACTGGACACAATTGCCGATAAAGGTACAGCAGCGATACGCGAATTTGCCCATATTGTTGACGGAAGGTCCTGGTCGCAGGAAGAGATCAGACAGCGGATCGCCCCTTTTGATGGCCTGGTGATAAAAAGCAATAACTGGATAGGAGCCGATCTGTTGCGGGCGGCGGTCAATCTCAAAGTGATTGGCCGTGCCGGCGCCGGATTGGATAATATAGATGTGGCCGAAGCGGCCGCCAGGAATATCGAAATTATTTGTTCCCCCGAAGGAAATGTCTGTAGTGTAGCCGAGTACGTTATATGTATGGCGGTGTTACTGGGGCATCAGCTGCAGGAGGCACATGAAGGCTCCAGGCGGAATGATTTCAGAAGACATAGCTGGCAGGGCAGGAACCTGCAGCAGATGACAGTGGGCATTATTGGCCTGGGAAATATCGGACGCGGCGTACTTGAAAAAATAGCGCCCCTCTGCCGGCATGTATATGGTTATGATCCTTATGTCAGGCAACTGAATGGCCCATGGGACGAACGTTTTACCATGATGGAGCACTTGCATGAAATATTACAGCTGTCTGATATTGTTACCTTACACCTGCCACTGACAGCAGAAACGACCGATATGTTTGATGATACAGCTTTTTCGTATATGCGGCCGGGTAGTATACTCATCAACTCTTCGAGGGGGCGTATTATCAACGATCAGGCTTTGCTGAAAGCATTGAAAACCGGCGTCGTCGCCTCCTGTGCGTTAGACTCGCTGTATCCGGACCCGGTTTACAACAAGGCGCCGGAAGATGCCACCTATAGCCATTTCTTTGTGCATCACCCCAGGGTGTATTATACGCCACACATTGCTGCAGGAACCAAAGACGCCCTGGAAGAGGTGGCTTGCAATCTTGCCAGGAAAATGAAAGCCTGTTTATACAAGTCACATTCATTTGTTCACCCTTTAAAATAA
- a CDS encoding D-alanine--D-alanine ligase family protein: protein MKPLKIAVLFGGTSQERDVSIASGTQVIKALRELGHTVISVDTARGPLDAAAEDKLFATSVGDIPPDNAALAALGHDLHQAISSPLLSDIDVCFLALHGGTGEDGTIQAILSAAGFAFTGSLQLPSGLALDKDLSKRLFTVAGIPTPSWTMVPPNIQDLKLPSAFPIVIKPNFQGSTVGLSVVRNEQELFAAVELARQYGAEILLEEYIPGRELSVGVLDNQALSVGEIFLESDIIFDYETKYSGAAKEKFPADIPAAIEQEAKRLAVAVHQALKLKGYSRSDFRLDKDGQLWCLEVNTLPGMTKTSLFPQSAAAAGIDFSSLCEKICLLALEQQ, encoded by the coding sequence ATGAAGCCATTAAAAATAGCCGTATTATTCGGAGGTACCAGCCAGGAAAGGGATGTATCAATTGCCAGTGGTACACAGGTAATAAAAGCACTGCGGGAGCTCGGTCATACCGTCATCAGTGTGGATACTGCCAGAGGTCCTTTAGATGCAGCTGCCGAGGACAAGTTGTTTGCCACGTCAGTGGGCGACATTCCACCGGACAATGCAGCGCTGGCAGCGCTTGGACATGATCTGCACCAGGCCATCAGTTCCCCCCTGCTCTCAGATATAGATGTTTGTTTTCTTGCACTGCATGGCGGTACCGGAGAAGATGGTACTATACAGGCAATCCTATCAGCAGCAGGCTTTGCATTCACGGGTAGTCTTCAGCTTCCCAGCGGCCTCGCACTGGACAAAGATTTATCCAAACGGTTATTTACGGTAGCAGGTATTCCTACTCCCAGCTGGACTATGGTACCGCCCAACATACAGGATTTAAAGCTGCCCTCCGCATTCCCGATTGTCATTAAGCCGAATTTCCAGGGGTCCACCGTGGGACTGTCTGTTGTCCGGAATGAGCAGGAGCTGTTTGCCGCGGTTGAACTGGCCCGGCAATACGGCGCTGAAATTCTGCTGGAAGAATATATTCCAGGCAGGGAATTATCTGTGGGCGTATTGGATAATCAGGCACTCAGCGTAGGAGAAATATTCCTGGAATCTGATATCATCTTCGATTATGAAACCAAATACAGTGGTGCTGCCAAAGAAAAATTCCCGGCAGACATTCCTGCAGCCATTGAACAGGAAGCCAAAAGACTGGCAGTAGCCGTACACCAGGCCTTAAAATTAAAAGGCTACAGCAGATCTGATTTCAGATTGGACAAAGACGGACAGCTGTGGTGCCTGGAAGTAAATACGTTACCCGGCATGACCAAAACCAGTCTTTTCCCACAATCAGCCGCTGCTGCAGGTATAGATTTTTCATCGCTGTGCGAGAAAATATGCCTGCTGGCGCTGGAACAACAATAA